The Chitinophaga niabensis genomic interval AGTGATTGCCGGTTGCCTTGAACCGGATCAGTGTATGATCATCAGTACGCACCAGGTAAAAGACCTGGATAGCCTGATAGATGAGGTGCTGATCCTGGAAGATCACGGCATCCTGTTGCAGGAATCTGTTGCCCGCATCACAGAAAAACTCTCCTTCCGCCAGGTAATGAGCTTGGAAGAATCAGAGGCGCCTATTTATAGTGAAGGTTCTTTGAAAGGTTATGTGGTAGTGGCCGTGAACCGCCAGGCAGAACATTCCCGGCTGGATATGGAAATGTTCTTCAATGCGGTAATGGTGGAAAAAGAAAAGATCGTATCCCTGTTCCAACAATAAAAATATTCTGTATGCAATTCTCTTTTGCCCGTTTCTCTTACTTGTTCAAATTGCAGATGGCGGCAAACCGTAAGCTGTATCTGCTGGGTATGGCCGCTATGGCAGGTATGATGCTGTGTTATATGTTCTTAGGCGTTTTCACTTTTGAAAACGGACTGACATTCGAAACGCAGATCGATTTTATATCAATTGCCCTGATCCTGTCCGGCAGCTTCTTTGCTTCTCTTATCTTTAAACAGTATGGGGATAAGGATAAACGGATCCAGTCCATCCTGCTACCGGTTTCTAATACAGAACGGCTGGCAGTTGCTGGCCTGTTCACTTTTCTTCTTTTTCCACTTGTTTTCATCCTGCTTTACTTTATCTGTTTGACCATTGCCAATTCGGTAGATGTACATGTATTAGGTAATATGAATGATATCTATATGCTGAATGGGATAGAAGGCAGGTATATGTTTATGATTTTCTTTCTTGTGCAGTCTGTATCCTTATTGGGTGCTATCTGGTTCAGGCGGTTCACTTTTGTGAAAACGGCTGTATTGGCATGTTTGGTGATCATTTTCTTTTCTTCGGTCAATGAGCTGATCAATAAGATGGTATTAGATGATCCGGAAGGGAAGGCGGCGGCTTATTATGCTGCGGAGAATAAAGATCCGAAGCTTCCTCCTGTTCGCTTTGAATTGGTTGGCTCGCCACCCTATCAGAGCCTGCGTTTTTACGGCAAGACCAATTATGGTTACTATGTAGAAAAGACGGCCTATTGGGTTTCACTACCAGTTAGCCAGACGATCGGTTTTACCATATTCCTTGGCCTCATTCCGTTTTTCTTTTTCTATGTGGTGGGTGTAAAACTCCGGGAGCAACAATTATAAAACAGATCAATCATGGAATTCAATAATACACAGGCCATCTACCTGCAGATTGCAGATTACGTTTGCGACCAGGTGCAATTGCAGCATTGGCCGCCAGAAGGGAAGGTACCTTCTGTCCGTGAGCTGGCAGTGAGCCTGGAAGTAAATCCCAATACCATTATGCGGTCTTACGAGTACTTACAGCAGCAAGGTATTATCTATACCCGCCGGGGCTTAGGATACTATGTAAGTGAGGATGCGCTCCGCAAGGTGATTGCATTACGTAAAGAACAATTCCTGCAGGAAGAGTTGCCGCAGTTCTTCCGCAAGATGTTCCTGCTGGGCATTGAGCTGGATGAGCTGAAGGCCCGCTTTGAGAAATTCAAAACCCGCCAGGCTAAAGCCTGAACATTTATTTAAAAGATCTTCGCATGAAAAAAAGTAATAAGCTCCTTATCGTTCTGTGCTGCTTTATAATTATTACGCTGGTGTTCTTTAATATGTTACTCAATGTGCAATTAAAGGCAGGTAATTTCCGGAATGATTTTAAGGACATTCCTCCTGTGGTTGTTACTTTACAACCATTTAACCACGTTGTATACGATGGCAGGTTATATATGAGCCATTCCCGTACCAGCCAGAGCTGGACGGACCGTAGCATGTACCTTAGCATTGGCGAGAAGGAAAAATATAAGCTGGAAATGCCTTCGAATATTACATCGCTGCTGAAATACAGTTACCAGGGAGATACCTTGTTCATTAGTTTTAATGAGAAAGGTGAAAAAATAGGCCGTCGTGATTATGTGCCGGAATCAGGCGTGCCATTACATCTCTTTGCGCCTGGTTTGACCTCCGTTTCCTCCCTGAGCGGTGCAATTATTTTTAGCGGTATTGACCAGAAAGGGCCACTGGCATTGCACCTGAGCCAATCCATGAACTTCACGCTACATAGCCTGCATTTACCCATATTAAACCTGCATATCGACACAAATGCGCAGGTAAGGATCATAGACAATAGCTATGTGGATTCGCTGGCACTTACTATGAGCAAGAACACGGTACTCACTATTAACACACCTGATAATATTAAAAGCTTACAGCCTGTGCAGTTAGATGCATCCGCGAGGATCAGTATGGAAGGAAAGGCTAACGATATGAAAACGTACCTACAAAAAACGCAATAATTCTAGTCTCTAAAGATGCATACCGTTCCGATCTTCATCGGAACGGTTTTTTATTTTCAGAATTGGGTAGCGAGGTAAGCCATTGTGCCGCTTCCTATCTCCAATGCATTTTCATCAATGTCAAATATGGGGGTATGTACACCGGCTGTGATGCCGCGTGCTTTATTGCCGGTGCCTAACCTGAAGAAACAGGCAGGGATCACCTGGGAATAGAAGGAAAAATCTTCTGCACCCATTCGCAGTTCTGTATCCACTACATTTTCCACGCCCATGTATTCTTCTGCCAGGGTGCGTGCAGTAGCGGTAACGGCTTCGTTGTTATAGAGCGTAGGATATCCTACGAGGATATCGATCTCTATTTCAGCTCCCATAGCGTGTACCAGTTCCGTAGCCTGTTTGCGGATCAACTCATGGGCTTTGAAGCGCCATGTTTCATCCATTGCCCGGAAGGTACCCATCAGTTTAACTTCGCTGGGGATCACATTGGTGGTGAATCCGCCATTGAAAGCACAGATGGACAATACGGAGGGAGAGAAAGGATCATTATTCCTGCTGATGATCTGTTGCAGGCTCACCACCAGGTTGGAAGCAATGAGGATGGTATCTGCTGTGAGATGTGGTGCAGCGGCGTGGCCGCCTTTACCTTTCACCGTGATATAGATCTCATCTGCACTGGCCATGTATTTCCCTGCGCGGAATCCCAGTTTGCCGGTTTCCATGGCAGGCAGTACATGTAAACCCAGGATAGCCTGTGGTTTAGGGTTTTCCAGGGCGCCATCTTTGATCATAAGGCTGGCACCGCCAGGATGTTTTTCTTCCCCTGGCTGGAATAATATTTTCACGGTACCCTCAAATTCATCTTTCAGCTGTTGTAATATACGTGCGGCGCCGAGTACTACTGTTGTATGCACATCGTGGCCACAGGCATGCATTACGCCGGGATTCTTTGATTTATAGGGTACATCGTTTGCTTCTTCAATGGGCAGTGCATCAATATCGCCTCTTAAAGCAATGATCTTTTTGGAAGGGTTCTTTCCTTCGATCAGGGCTACCACTCCTGTTCCGGCTATGCCTGCTGTGTAAGGGATGCCATATTCATCCAGTTTGGCCTGGATGAACTTAGATGTTTCATATTCCTGGAAAGACAGTTCGGGATGGGAGTGAAGGTGATGCCTGCAGGCTATCAGGTCAGGCGCATATTGCCTGGCCAGCGATTGTATCCGATTCTTCATTCTAATTCTTTTTCCGGTGACACGTTGATGATAGCCGGTACTACAAATACGCCTCCTGAAAACTGGGTAGATAATTTATCCCTTAGTTCGGATGCTTCTTCACGGGATTTGAAATCCCCTATGCGTACTTTGAAATAGGGTGCCTGGAAGTCCAGGTAAGTGCGGTATTCAGGGAACAGCTGCATCACTTTGGCTTTGGCCTCATTGGCATCGTTCCGTTTGTTGCTGGAAAATACCTGTACGCGGAACCCGGGTTGGTTTCGGATGGCGAGGGTATTAATATAGATCTGTTTTTTGATCAGCACGTCTATGCGGCTGTCCTTTGATACTTTAATGCTTCCTGCATTGGCGCTATCCTGTGCCCGTACGGTAACCGCGGCGAGCATCAAAAGAAATAAACAGCCTGTTCTATAGAGCATATATAAATCGTTTGTTTTAATGTGCCTGTTTCATGATCTCCACACTGGCGCTGGCCCCGATACGGGTGGCGCCGGCAGTTATCAGTTCCTGCGCAAAGGCAAAGGTACGAATCCCTCCCGAAGCCTTTATTTGAATATTCGCAGGTAAATGTTTACGCATTAATGCCACGGCTTCCACACTGGCCCCTTTTTCAGCATACCCGGTGGACGTTTTAACGAAGTCCACCCCGTATTTTGCATATAATTCGCAGCATCTAATGATCTCTTCCTCCAATAATATGCCACTTTCAATAATCACCTTGATCACTTTCTGCTTATTACGGACCAGGGGCATAATAGTGCCGATCTCTTTTTCCACGTAACCCCAGTCCCCATTACGGATAGCCAGGATATTGGCCACCATATCCAGCTCGTCTGCTTCGTCAATAATAGATAATACGCTTTCGGCCACTTTTGCCTCAATGGCGGAATAACCGAAAGGAAAACCTATTACGGTGGCCACTTTGGTGGTGGTGTTGCCTACGAATGTTTTAGCGAGTTTAACGAAAGGAGGGGGAACGCAAACAGCTGCAAAATCGTATTCTACAGCTTCCATGCAGAGTTTTTTAATGTCCTCCAGGGTGGTAGTAGGTTTCAATACCGTATGGTCTATGTAGCGGTTTAATTTCATAGCGGGTTTTTCTTAAAACATAACGGAGTTACACAGATGACCTGGGTAACTCCGTATGCAATTATTGAAATATCGTGCAATTATTGCATGGTAAATTAAGCGTCTTTACCGTGGCAGGCTTTGTACTTTTTACCGCTACCGCATGGGCAAGGATCGTTACGGCCTACTTTAGGTCCAACACGTACCGGTTCCGGACGGTGTTGTTCTTCTGCGGGTGCATACTCCTGTTCACGGCGCTGCGGCTGTCCGCCGCCACCATTTTCAAACTCCTGGTGTGAAGCGCGCATGCGGCTCATATCGGTTTTTTGCTCATGGCCTTCAGTGATCTCATCTTCTCCCTGGCTGCCGGGGATACCAGCTTTACAAAGGAAGGCTACGATCTCTTTACTGTTTTCGGCGCTCATTTGTTTGAACAACTGGAAGGCTTCGAACTTGTAGATCAGCAAGGGATCTTTTTGTTCGTATACGGCACTTTGTACTGATTGTTTCAGATCATCCATCGCACGGAGGTGTTCCTTCCAGGCGTCGTCTATCAATGCCAGTGTAATGCTGCGTTCCAGGGCTGCTACGGTTTCGCGGCCTTGTGTTTCCACTACTTTCTTCAGTGGTGCCAGCACGTTGATGCCTTTTTTACCATCTGTGAACGGAATGGAGATATTTTCGATGTGCTGGCCTTGTTCCTCGTAGATCTTTTTGATCACGGGGAGGGTGCCATGCATCACTTCTGTTGTTCTGCGGTGATAGTTGCTGGTAGCTTCTGAGTAGAGCTTCTCAGCAATTTCCTGAACATTGCCTTTAGCCAGTTCGTCCTGTGTAATGGAGGTATCTACTGCAAAGTTCAGGATCACATCCAGCTTAAATGTTTCGTAGTCGCCGGTTTCACGATGGGTGTTCACCAGGTTCTCTGCTACTTCATAGAAAGCATTATCGATGTCGATGGACAATCTTTCTCCTAAAAGGGCGTGGTTACGTTTGGAATAGATCACGGTACGTTGCTTGTTCATCACGTCATCATATTCCAGGAGGCGTTTCCGGATGCCGAAGTTATTTTCTTCTACCTTCTTCTGTGCTCTTTCAATAGAACGGGTGATCATGCTGTGCTGGATCACTTCTCCTTCTTTATAGCCCATTCTGTCCATCAGCGAAGCGATACGGTCTGAACCGAACATACGCATCAGGTCATCTTCCAGTGATACAAAGAATTGAGAAGTACCGGGATCTCCCTGGCGGCCTGCACGACCACGTAACTGACGGTCAACACGACGGCTTTCGTGACGTTCTGTACCAATGATGGCCAAACCGCCGGCTTCTTTTACACCAGGCCCGAGCTTAATGTCTGTACCACGACCGGCCATGTTGGTAGCGATGGTCACAGCTCCGGCCAAACCAGCTTCTGCAACGATCTGTGCTTCCCGTGCGTGCTGTTTGGCGTTCAATACATTGTGAGGGATCTTTTCGAAGGTGAGCATTTTACCCAGCAGCTCAGATACTTCCACGGAGGTAGTACCTACGAGTACGGGGCGTCCTGCATTTTGTAAACCTTTGATCTCTTCTATAACAGCTTTGTATTTGTCTCTTTTGGTCTTATACACGAGGTCTTCCGCATCTTTACGTGTAATGGGGAGGTTGGTGGGGATGGTCACTACATCCAGTTTGTAGATCTCCCAGAACTCGCCGGCTTCTGTTGTAGCAGTACCGGTCATACCGGCCAGCTTGTGATACATCCGGAAGTAGTTCTGCAGGGTGATGGTAGCGAAGGTTTGTGTAGCGGCTTCCACCTTTACATTTTCCTTGGCTTCGATGGCCTGGTGCAAACCGTCTGAATAACGGCGGCCATCCAGGATACGGCCTGTCTGTTCATCTACGATCTTCACTTTTCCGTCCATTACCACATACTCTACGTCTTTATCAAATAAAGTGTAGGCTTTCAGTAATTGTTGTACGGAGTGGATACGTTCAGATTTGATGGCGAAGTCCTGCAACAGCTGATCTTTCCTTTGCAGTCTTTCTTCTGCGGAGAGTTCCAGCTTTTCCAGTTCTGCTATTTCAGAGCCAACATCAGGCATGAGGAAGAAGTTTGGATCTTCTCCGGCACCGGTGATGAGGGCAATCCCTTTTTCGGTAAGGTCTACACTGTTGTTCTTTTCTTCAATGTGGAAGTAGAGTCCTTCATCCACTTTGGGCATTTCCCGTTGTTGGTCCGCGATATAATAGTTCTCTGCTTTTTGTTGCAGCACTTTGATACCGGGCTCACTTAAATATTTGATGGTTGCGCTGTTCTTGGGAAGACCGCGCCAGGCACGCATCAGGGCAAGACCACCGGTCTTAGGATCGTCTTTACCTTCAGCGATGAGTTTCTTAGCTTCTATCAGGCTGGCATTCACCACTTTCCTTTGTTCTTCCACCAGGCGTTGGATGCGTGGTTTCAAAGCATGGAATTCCTGTTCATCCCCACGGGGGATAGGACCGGAAATGATCAATGGGGTACGCGCATCGTCAATTAATACGCTATCCACCTCATCCACCATGGCAAAATGGTGTTTGCGTTGCACCATTTCCTCAGGGCTGTGTACCATGTTATCGCGGAGGTAGTCAAAACCGAATTCGTTATTGGTACCGTAGGTGATATCTGCCTGGTAGGCCGCGCGGCGTTCAGCAGAATGTGGCTGGTGTTTATCTATACAATCAACGGTGATACCGAGGAACTCAAAGAGGGGGCCGTTCCACTCAGAGTCACGGCGGGCGAGGTAATCGTTCACGGTAACAATGTGAACACCTTCACCGGCGAGGGCATTCAGGTAAGCGGGGAGGGTAGAAACGAGGGTTTTACCTTCACCTGTGGCCATTTCGGCAATTTTACCGGAGTGCAGTACATTACCACCTATCAGCTGTACATCATAGTGTACCATGTTCCAGGTCACTTCAGTTCCGCCGGCAATCCAGGCGTTTTTCCAGGTCACTTTGTCACCTTCAATGGTCACATAGTCCTTTTTTACAGCCAGCTGGCGGTCGAGGTCAGTGGCTTTGGCAGTGATGGCACCGTTGGCCTCTTTCAGGCGGCGGGCAGTTTCTTTTACAACGGCAAACGCTTCAGGAAGGATTTGTTTGAGGACCTCTTCGATCTTTTTATCTCTTTCCTTGATCAGTTTATCTATTTCGCTATAGGTGATATCTTTTGTATTTACATCCTCCTCACTTTCAGCAGCAGCTTTTTTAGCGGCAATCTCTTTATCCGTTTCGGCCAGGTGAGCTTTAATACGGGCGCGGAAATCCTGCGTTTTTGCGCGCAGTTCATCAATGTTAAGCTGGGAAAGTCTATCGTACTCCTCGTTGATCTGCTTCACTACGGGAACGATCAGTTTGATATCCCGATCAGACTTGTTTCCACCAAAAAGCTTTGTTAAAAAACCTAGCATGTTAAAAATTTCGATTTCGTATAAAAAAATATAACCTCACACAGGTAGGCCTGTATAGGGAAAATATAGACAAATATTAAGCCCGGACAAAGGGTTGTGCCAAGGTGGCAGTAATATATTCCTTTTTTCCGAGGCTCGTAAAATTAGGGATTTTTAGGGGAAAACCTCGAAAAATGAGGTCGGGATGCGGTTTTATAGCAGTTTAAACGGAAAAATAACAAAGGCCGCCCAAAAGGGCAGCCTCGTTCACAGGGTTTCATCTAATCTAGATCGTAAATGGTTGGTTCGGGATCTTACAAAAAAGAGTAACATCTATATATTATCACCTTGTGCGATATTCCATGTCTATTATTTTTCCAAAACCGGTATAAGATTTATACAGCTGGAAGGGTTCGTTGCGGGGCGGCATTGTGTAAACCCTCAATTTCCCGTTGTTGCCTGAAGGGCCGGCGGGATCATAAGATCCCACAATAAGGCCGTTTGTAATGTCTTTATACTTGGTAGCGCCTAAATTGAGCACTTTCAGTTTGCTGATCACTTCCGTTCCCAGGTCTGCCATCAGGTGATGGGTATTATAGTTGATGTCATATTCATATATCTTACTGCCCACAGCGTATAATACATAGCCCAGTTCATGGCCCA includes:
- a CDS encoding SPOR domain-containing protein, giving the protein MLYRTGCLFLLMLAAVTVRAQDSANAGSIKVSKDSRIDVLIKKQIYINTLAIRNQPGFRVQVFSSNKRNDANEAKAKVMQLFPEYRTYLDFQAPYFKVRIGDFKSREEASELRDKLSTQFSGGVFVVPAIINVSPEKELE
- the secA gene encoding preprotein translocase subunit SecA, which produces MLGFLTKLFGGNKSDRDIKLIVPVVKQINEEYDRLSQLNIDELRAKTQDFRARIKAHLAETDKEIAAKKAAAESEEDVNTKDITYSEIDKLIKERDKKIEEVLKQILPEAFAVVKETARRLKEANGAITAKATDLDRQLAVKKDYVTIEGDKVTWKNAWIAGGTEVTWNMVHYDVQLIGGNVLHSGKIAEMATGEGKTLVSTLPAYLNALAGEGVHIVTVNDYLARRDSEWNGPLFEFLGITVDCIDKHQPHSAERRAAYQADITYGTNNEFGFDYLRDNMVHSPEEMVQRKHHFAMVDEVDSVLIDDARTPLIISGPIPRGDEQEFHALKPRIQRLVEEQRKVVNASLIEAKKLIAEGKDDPKTGGLALMRAWRGLPKNSATIKYLSEPGIKVLQQKAENYYIADQQREMPKVDEGLYFHIEEKNNSVDLTEKGIALITGAGEDPNFFLMPDVGSEIAELEKLELSAEERLQRKDQLLQDFAIKSERIHSVQQLLKAYTLFDKDVEYVVMDGKVKIVDEQTGRILDGRRYSDGLHQAIEAKENVKVEAATQTFATITLQNYFRMYHKLAGMTGTATTEAGEFWEIYKLDVVTIPTNLPITRKDAEDLVYKTKRDKYKAVIEEIKGLQNAGRPVLVGTTSVEVSELLGKMLTFEKIPHNVLNAKQHAREAQIVAEAGLAGAVTIATNMAGRGTDIKLGPGVKEAGGLAIIGTERHESRRVDRQLRGRAGRQGDPGTSQFFVSLEDDLMRMFGSDRIASLMDRMGYKEGEVIQHSMITRSIERAQKKVEENNFGIRKRLLEYDDVMNKQRTVIYSKRNHALLGERLSIDIDNAFYEVAENLVNTHRETGDYETFKLDVILNFAVDTSITQDELAKGNVQEIAEKLYSEATSNYHRRTTEVMHGTLPVIKKIYEEQGQHIENISIPFTDGKKGINVLAPLKKVVETQGRETVAALERSITLALIDDAWKEHLRAMDDLKQSVQSAVYEQKDPLLIYKFEAFQLFKQMSAENSKEIVAFLCKAGIPGSQGEDEITEGHEQKTDMSRMRASHQEFENGGGGQPQRREQEYAPAEEQHRPEPVRVGPKVGRNDPCPCGSGKKYKACHGKDA
- the deoC gene encoding deoxyribose-phosphate aldolase produces the protein MKLNRYIDHTVLKPTTTLEDIKKLCMEAVEYDFAAVCVPPPFVKLAKTFVGNTTTKVATVIGFPFGYSAIEAKVAESVLSIIDEADELDMVANILAIRNGDWGYVEKEIGTIMPLVRNKQKVIKVIIESGILLEEEIIRCCELYAKYGVDFVKTSTGYAEKGASVEAVALMRKHLPANIQIKASGGIRTFAFAQELITAGATRIGASASVEIMKQAH
- a CDS encoding GntR family transcriptional regulator — its product is MEFNNTQAIYLQIADYVCDQVQLQHWPPEGKVPSVRELAVSLEVNPNTIMRSYEYLQQQGIIYTRRGLGYYVSEDALRKVIALRKEQFLQEELPQFFRKMFLLGIELDELKARFEKFKTRQAKA
- a CDS encoding M20 metallopeptidase family protein; the protein is MKNRIQSLARQYAPDLIACRHHLHSHPELSFQEYETSKFIQAKLDEYGIPYTAGIAGTGVVALIEGKNPSKKIIALRGDIDALPIEEANDVPYKSKNPGVMHACGHDVHTTVVLGAARILQQLKDEFEGTVKILFQPGEEKHPGGASLMIKDGALENPKPQAILGLHVLPAMETGKLGFRAGKYMASADEIYITVKGKGGHAAAPHLTADTILIASNLVVSLQQIISRNNDPFSPSVLSICAFNGGFTTNVIPSEVKLMGTFRAMDETWRFKAHELIRKQATELVHAMGAEIEIDILVGYPTLYNNEAVTATARTLAEEYMGVENVVDTELRMGAEDFSFYSQVIPACFFRLGTGNKARGITAGVHTPIFDIDENALEIGSGTMAYLATQF